The window AAAACCCCCAgcgaattaatatttaattttagtgtTAAATCAAATTTATCAATGATGTGTCCCCAGTCTAACAATGATGTAGGCAAAGCGCGTGTGCTACATGTCGGTGACCGTGTGATTGCTCGGAATTACTCTCATGGTCAAGAGAGATGGAAGTTTGGGAGAATCAATAGGGTCCTGGGTTCTTTACACTATGAGGTAAAATTGGATAATGGTTTACTGTGGCGCAGGCATATAGATCAGTTAAGAAAAGTTGGGGAAGATGTGAGGATTGTACCGGATCATGATGGTGTAACTCAGGAGTGGGCTATGGTCAATTCAGATAATATTTTGCAATCTCAGTGCCCAAATGATGGTAGTAAGACAAATTCTTTCAAAGATAGATTACCTGATACTGAACATAGCCCAGCCTCGATAGCTAAGAATTTTAATGCCATTTCTAATTCTCAAGATGTTCCTAATTTGTGTGATGTTGTTTCTAACAAGAAATCTATTGATGTTGAGACTACTGCGTCGACTTTGATTCGGAATGATATTCCGATATGTGAAGGGCTCCGTAAAAGTACTAGAATTAAGAAGCCTGTTGTAAGACTTGATTTATAATCATTAGTAGCCATGGGGTTTTCATTGTAAAAGGGGGAAAACTGTTATAACGTGTATCCGAGCTCATATTCTGTTATGACGTGTATCCGAGCTTATATTTGCTATCAGTTCTGATAGCCGCGGTTTTTTCTGCCCTTCTACTTGTCAATCCGCCGAATCACCATTGTTTACGCAAATAAACATTTGGAATACTTATTTGGTGTTTGTTGTTGCCCAGAACCCGCAAAGTAGTATAacagtattaattatttagattactcaatgaagaaagaaactgtcccgttcccgtttcccgccgaaaagcctcgaAAACGTCAGTTGAGTTGACATTTCACTGCATCGCCGCGTTTCGTTCCGATTCATGCAAAGGTTTGGTTTCATAATTCACACTTCCAAAAGGGAAAAGCTCATCTCATATAGTATGATCAGTGATAAATCTCTGTTAAAATATCCGTAATAAATATCGATGTTGCTAAATTAGAAGAATATATGTACTAGACATGTGGTAAGAGTCTGTATGATGATGGCGATCTTATGCTCACGCTCACTCAGATGGTAGTGGTACCAACAGGGTACCAACATAAGAAAACTTACCCGCGATTTTCAaacttttttctactcctctactttaatctggcatttaaataaccaaaaagtctaatataagtacatacataattaaactctttgaaaaagtgtacgctctatggcctataaaagcattgtttacaaagtgtaactgtactataatgtcgccaaaaaagcattgttgttgtttttttttttttgacctggaaactggcacctttactttgtttggtgccatagatatactataaaaaaaaagtatacatttgccgccattttcccgcgcgttggaaaataatttttataaataaaatttttctttgtataatttttgtttcatttaaaattacgtcgtcgtagaaaaagtattgtatgcaacgttgtataactaagtcaaaaaatgctcgtggcgtctcttattgcgatgttcgccaaggctcacatcgcaactcacgccactcgcattttttgacccttcttatacaactgttgcataaaatactattttaacTTCACATTCCATTTCCTTCTGAACTATAATCTTTGATATTGGTCACGTTTGTGATCCCTAAGCAATACTAGGAGTCGCAAGCAATACTACGTAGCCTTGCTGCTTGGTACGATTTTACATTGCATTGCTTATTTTACAGTTACAGGTGACAATTGTAAACAATGAGCAAGCGCAAAAATCCTTCTGGCGCCGATAATTTAAATGGTGATTTCTGTGATTTTCTCATGGAACTTGCTGATTATGAGAAAAATGTGAGCCGCAATATACACAAATACAACGCTTACAGAAAGGCTGCCAGTGTTTTAGCTGCTCATGGCAAGAGAATCGAAACGGGGGACGAAGCAAAAAAGTTGAATGGCATCGGAGAAAAAATTGCTAAAAAGATTGATGAATTTCTCCAAACTGGGAAATTGCAAAAACTTGAGAATATTCACCAAGATGAAGAAGCACAGGCTATAAACTTACTTACGAGGGTCTCTGGAATCGGACCAGTGAAAGCTGCCGAACTGTTTAGAAGCGGAATTAAGACTATTGAAGATCTAagaaataatcaaaataaattaaatcatcaTCAAATTATAGGTCTAAAGTAAGTTAATCGCTGTTAGCACTGTGAGCAATTTGTGGGACGTggatacttaattaatattttatttgccttTTAGATATTTAGAAGATTTCGAGAAGAAGATACCACGAGCAGAGATCCAACAAATTGAAAAGAAGTTGAAAGATTTGATTAATAATGTAGACCCGGAGTTTACTTTAACGATTTGCGGTAGTTACAGGTAGGTTACCTATATTAAAAGTACACACTTGTTTCATACACTCACATCCGTTATTCCTAAAGGggagggcagagccacaagttattaGAAGACAGCTTGCAGCCTCTTGTGATAAGTAGTCCCAATGGCCAGTCTATGGTGCAGGGTTGAGCTCGCCATCCGGAGTTCCCGGGGTCAAATACcgatgggaacatatcacaaaattcactttgcgttccctagtttggtcaatACTTTGCCggctgattacccgattgtccgaaaagaagATGATCCATGGCATGGGCAAAGGAAGCCCCCTCTTATGTTTGAGGATCCAACAATCGTAACTTAATTAAAATGACACaatactaagctgtataccgttagtgcgaaagagacgagagacatgtttctttcgcactaggctatTTATTATATCTGTCCTGTCGTTGGACCATAGGGTatgttattttaactttttaacagACGCGGCAAGTCAGAAAGCGGTGATATTGACGCGCTGGTGACTCATCCCTCTGTAAAGACTTCGGAAGTGAAGAAGAAACACGGAGAACAACTACTGAAGAACTTGGTGGCAGCATTAGACGAACTGAACATGGAAACCATTTCTATCGGCGAAACCAAGTTTATGGTAAATAGATAcacctatacagagtgttagggacatcgtaacgaaaactttgagggatgattcggaccatgattctgagttgatatcaagtggaattttccatccgtgaataattaagtaagtagccaAGTGGATGGCTGATTCGACTGTCGAAAAGCGTTCTTGCTCTCGGTACCGCCTGTGTATGGTTCGCATTACCTACATCCGATCCGAGTCCGTGAATGTCAGTAGAAAATTACCTAAGTAGTGATATCGGATGTGGTGTGTAAGTAACcaatagttcttttttttttgacgtgacttattgtcgatttgccgcagatggcattaactacttggccggacaaatggggagcgctgaaggctctcatccggtacaacgtttaagacaacaggcctgagggtgcccagttgggcgagaaCCTTAGcgaaggattaatcgaccctagtgggtcgatagcgataagcgctgaatgagggaaatcgtcgacctcgccggcggggtcggtatcggggttctgaagtgttaggctagagtaatcgggtcgtcgggatcgtatattacgtccttcggatgccgatactt is drawn from Pectinophora gossypiella chromosome 7, ilPecGoss1.1, whole genome shotgun sequence and contains these coding sequences:
- the LOC126368138 gene encoding DNA polymerase beta-like: MSKRKNPSGADNLNGDFCDFLMELADYEKNVSRNIHKYNAYRKAASVLAAHGKRIETGDEAKKLNGIGEKIAKKIDEFLQTGKLQKLENIHQDEEAQAINLLTRVSGIGPVKAAELFRSGIKTIEDLRNNQNKLNHHQIIGLKYLEDFEKKIPRAEIQQIEKKLKDLINNVDPEFTLTICGSYRRGKSESGDIDALVTHPSVKTSEVKKKHGEQLLKNLVAALDELNMETISIGETKFMGVCRLSSELPARRLDIRLLPPEQYQCAVLYFTGSDVFNKTMRAHALQHRFTLNEYSLRPLGVTGVPGEPVPISSEEEIFDYIDFPYKKPEERNM